A genomic region of Chryseobacterium sp. KACC 21268 contains the following coding sequences:
- a CDS encoding o-succinylbenzoate synthase has product MKTATFNQYILNFKQPSGTSRGVLNTKETYFIEITEDDKKGIGECALFRGLSFDDDDDYEAALEWACRNINLSFEELKEELVNHPSIIFGIEQALANLKHQGDLYFPSDFTEGKDSIKINGLIWMGNAAFMHSQIEEKLKDQFTCIKLKIGVDWQSEKEVIKSIRNKFPKEQIELRVDANGAFSPEQAKLVLEELAELEIHSIEQPIQAGNWKAMAELCKNTPTPIALDEELIGVLNIESKKELLKEIEPQYIILKPSLIGGFSGSDEWINLAEKNNIDWWITSALESNIGLNAIAQYTYNKKNPMPQGLGTGGLFTNNFPSPLILKGENLWFKN; this is encoded by the coding sequence ATGAAGACTGCGACATTCAACCAATACATTCTTAATTTCAAACAGCCAAGTGGAACATCTCGAGGTGTTTTGAATACGAAAGAAACTTATTTCATAGAAATTACCGAAGACGACAAAAAAGGAATTGGAGAATGTGCACTTTTCCGAGGATTGAGTTTTGATGACGACGACGATTACGAAGCTGCTTTGGAATGGGCTTGTCGGAACATCAATTTGAGTTTTGAAGAATTGAAGGAAGAATTGGTAAATCATCCGTCGATTATTTTTGGGATCGAACAAGCGCTTGCCAATTTGAAACATCAAGGCGACCTCTATTTTCCGAGTGATTTTACAGAAGGAAAAGATTCAATCAAGATCAATGGTTTGATATGGATGGGAAATGCAGCATTTATGCATTCTCAAATTGAAGAAAAATTGAAAGATCAGTTCACTTGCATCAAACTGAAGATCGGCGTAGACTGGCAATCGGAGAAAGAAGTGATCAAATCAATAAGAAATAAATTCCCGAAAGAACAAATCGAACTTCGTGTGGACGCAAACGGTGCTTTCTCTCCGGAACAGGCAAAATTGGTTTTGGAAGAATTGGCAGAATTAGAAATTCATTCTATCGAACAGCCAATACAAGCTGGAAACTGGAAAGCGATGGCTGAACTTTGCAAAAACACGCCAACGCCAATTGCTCTCGACGAGGAATTAATAGGCGTTTTAAATATCGAGTCAAAAAAAGAACTTCTGAAGGAGATCGAACCTCAATACATTATTTTGAAGCCAAGTTTGATCGGTGGTTTTTCCGGCTCAGATGAGTGGATCAATTTGGCAGAAAAAAACAACATCGATTGGTGGATCACTTCCGCATTGGAAAGCAACATCGGACTGAACGCCATAGCACAATATACTTATAACAAAAAGAATCCAATGCCACAAGGTCTGGGAACTGGAGGATTATTTACCAACAATTTTCCAAGTCCACTGATTCTAAAAGGCGAAAATCTGTGGTTTAAAAATTGA
- the fbp gene encoding class 1 fructose-bisphosphatase codes for MSKQALQTLGEFIIDKQDDFKYSTGELSRLISSIRIATKIVNREVNKAGIADIIGNVGNMNIQGEDQQKLDVLANDIFIAALSQREVVCGIASEESDDFIEVKCTENAHLSKYVVLIDPLDGSSNIDVNVSVGTIFSIYRRVSDPGSPVELRDFLQKGVNQVAAGYVVYGSSTMIVYTTGNGVNGFTLDPSIGTYYLSHENIKFPTMGKIYSINEGNYAKFPQGVKDYIKYCQEEEGDRPYTSRYIGSLVSDFHRNMLKGGIYIYPQTSHSPNGKLRLLYEANPMAFLAEQAGGKCSDGFKRIMEIEPTELHQRVPFFCGSAAMVTQAEEFMAKAVSKN; via the coding sequence ATGTCAAAACAAGCGTTACAAACTTTAGGAGAATTCATCATCGATAAACAGGATGATTTCAAATATTCCACCGGAGAACTTTCCCGTCTTATAAGCTCTATCAGAATTGCAACCAAAATTGTAAACCGTGAAGTGAACAAAGCCGGAATTGCAGACATCATCGGAAACGTTGGAAATATGAATATCCAAGGTGAAGATCAGCAAAAACTAGATGTTTTGGCGAATGACATCTTCATCGCCGCATTATCTCAGAGAGAAGTTGTGTGCGGCATCGCATCAGAAGAAAGTGATGATTTCATCGAGGTGAAATGTACAGAAAATGCGCACCTTAGCAAATATGTTGTTTTGATCGATCCTCTGGATGGTTCTTCCAACATTGATGTGAACGTTTCTGTGGGAACGATCTTCTCTATTTACAGAAGAGTTTCCGATCCAGGAAGCCCAGTAGAATTGAGAGATTTCTTACAAAAAGGTGTCAATCAGGTGGCTGCAGGCTATGTGGTTTACGGTTCTTCTACAATGATCGTCTACACGACAGGAAATGGCGTGAACGGATTTACTTTAGATCCATCGATTGGAACTTATTATTTATCTCACGAAAACATCAAATTCCCAACGATGGGGAAAATCTATTCCATCAATGAAGGAAATTATGCAAAATTCCCTCAAGGTGTGAAAGATTACATCAAATATTGTCAGGAGGAAGAAGGCGACAGACCTTACACTTCACGTTATATTGGATCTTTGGTTTCAGATTTTCACAGAAATATGTTGAAAGGTGGGATCTACATCTATCCGCAAACATCACATTCACCAAATGGAAAATTGAGACTGCTCTACGAGGCCAATCCAATGGCTTTCTTAGCAGAACAGGCTGGCGGAAAGTGCAGCGACGGTTTCAAGAGAATTATGGAGATCGAGCCAACAGAATTGCATCAGCGTGTTCCGTTTTTCTGCGGAAGCGCGGCAATGGTGACGCAGGCTGAGGAATTTATGGCAAAAGCTGTCAGCAAAAATTAG
- a CDS encoding aspartate kinase gives MKIYKFGGASVKDAEGVKNVALVLETQGFEKCLLVVSAMGKTTNALEKVVEYYFKKQDYQKEIELIKNDHIAIAKGLFSENHQVFGEISLFFDDIDSFLRRNKSPNYNFVYDQVVSCGEMISSKILSEYLNEIQFFNHWLDARDYIKTDSNYREGIVNWQETEQNISKLDKINCYVTQGFIGSETNNFTVTLGREGSDYTAAIFAYCLNADEMTIWKDVPGVMTGDPRKFDNVELLSFISYEEAIEMAYYGASVIHPKTLQPLKQKNIPFFVKSFVEPKEPGTKVGNSTENESIESYILKENQTLLNVETRDFSFIAEDHISLIFTLLAKYKIKVSLMQNSAISLALCLEDKFGTANEFNEELQQSFITQMTKNVSLFTVRNAELDKLEKFYKDKKVLLEQISKKTFQMVTM, from the coding sequence ATGAAAATCTACAAATTTGGTGGTGCGTCTGTAAAAGATGCTGAAGGTGTAAAAAATGTAGCCTTGGTTCTGGAAACTCAGGGTTTTGAAAAATGTCTGCTGGTGGTTTCCGCAATGGGGAAAACCACGAATGCTTTGGAAAAAGTAGTGGAATATTATTTCAAGAAACAGGATTACCAGAAGGAGATCGAACTGATAAAGAACGATCACATCGCCATTGCCAAAGGTTTATTTTCTGAGAATCATCAGGTTTTCGGAGAGATCTCATTATTTTTTGATGACATTGATTCTTTCTTAAGACGAAACAAATCGCCTAATTATAACTTTGTTTACGATCAGGTTGTGAGTTGCGGCGAGATGATTTCTTCAAAAATATTAAGTGAATATCTTAATGAGATTCAGTTTTTTAACCATTGGCTTGATGCTAGAGATTACATTAAAACTGACAGCAATTACAGAGAAGGAATCGTAAACTGGCAGGAAACGGAACAGAATATTTCCAAATTGGATAAAATCAATTGCTACGTTACTCAAGGATTTATCGGTTCCGAGACCAATAATTTCACGGTAACTTTAGGAAGAGAAGGTTCCGATTACACGGCCGCAATTTTTGCTTATTGCCTCAATGCGGACGAAATGACCATCTGGAAAGATGTTCCGGGTGTGATGACTGGAGATCCTAGGAAATTTGATAACGTGGAATTGTTGTCTTTCATCTCTTACGAAGAAGCAATCGAGATGGCTTATTACGGCGCATCCGTCATTCACCCAAAAACTTTACAGCCACTTAAACAGAAGAATATTCCGTTTTTCGTAAAATCTTTTGTAGAACCGAAAGAACCGGGTACCAAAGTCGGAAACTCCACAGAAAACGAATCTATCGAAAGTTACATCCTCAAAGAAAATCAAACTTTGCTGAATGTTGAAACCCGAGATTTCTCTTTCATAGCCGAGGATCACATCAGTTTGATCTTTACACTTTTAGCAAAATATAAAATTAAAGTTTCTTTGATGCAGAATTCAGCAATTTCATTAGCTTTATGTTTGGAAGACAAATTTGGAACGGCGAACGAATTTAACGAAGAACTGCAACAGAGTTTCATCACACAAATGACGAAAAATGTATCCTTGTTTACCGTTAGAAATGCTGAATTGGACAAGCTGGAGAAATTCTACAAGGACAAAAAAGTACTGTTGGAGCAGATTTCCAAAAAAACCTTCCAAATGGTAACCATGTAA
- a CDS encoding lysophospholipid acyltransferase family protein, producing the protein MSLISKEDLIKAAGLDKIGFLKRPVASAIMNLTKINEVNTLYNKLIHTKGVEFFDEFVKAQELSYIVFAEDLSKIPKTGPFIIVSNHPLGALDGILMCKIILSVRPDFKVMGNFLLSKIKPMEPFVISVNPFEERKDAYSSSSGMRETFRHLSEGGCLGIFPAGEVSNKNNEYGEILDRPWGKTALKIIKKAKVPVVPMYFHATNSKIFYNLAKLHPDLQTLMLPTEMMRKRDHPIRIRIGKAISVKQMQEEETIDELGDYLYNKVYMLKSYYERRKSITEKLKLPNMSLKNPLVKQNNIVQNIIDETPTEDIETEINTLKNTENKKLFSHGDYDVFFTTSAEIPFIMREIGRQRELTFRAIGEGTNLPFDLDEYDNHYHHLFMWDNAGKKLVGAYRMALGSEVMKKYGIDGFYTSSLFEYDPELQPFFRKVIEMGRAYVSVEYQQKPFPLFLLWRGIVHVCLRNPEHKFLMGGVSISNKFSEFSKSLMIEFMRSHYYDSAVAQYIHPKNEFKVVMKERDKALFFEDIDADLNKLDKIIDDLEPELRLPVLIKKYIKQNAKMIAFNVDPNFNDAIDGLMYIRISDLPEDTIKPVLEELSDFFKAQTEKKSSENQ; encoded by the coding sequence ATGAGCTTAATTTCTAAAGAAGACTTGATAAAAGCAGCCGGACTCGATAAAATTGGTTTTCTCAAGAGACCCGTTGCGTCTGCGATCATGAATCTCACCAAAATAAATGAAGTCAACACACTTTATAATAAACTCATCCATACAAAAGGTGTGGAATTTTTTGATGAATTTGTAAAAGCGCAGGAACTCAGCTACATTGTTTTTGCGGAAGATCTTTCCAAAATTCCCAAGACCGGACCTTTCATCATTGTTTCCAATCATCCACTGGGTGCGTTGGATGGGATATTGATGTGCAAGATCATTTTGAGTGTCCGTCCGGATTTCAAAGTGATGGGGAATTTTCTCTTGTCCAAAATCAAACCGATGGAACCCTTCGTGATTTCCGTAAATCCATTTGAGGAGCGGAAAGATGCGTATAGCAGTTCATCGGGAATGAGAGAAACTTTCAGACATTTGTCGGAAGGCGGATGTTTGGGAATATTTCCAGCTGGCGAAGTTTCAAATAAAAATAATGAGTACGGGGAAATTCTCGACAGACCTTGGGGAAAAACAGCGCTGAAGATCATTAAAAAAGCAAAAGTTCCTGTAGTTCCTATGTATTTCCACGCCACCAATAGTAAGATTTTTTACAATTTGGCCAAGCTGCATCCAGATTTGCAAACCTTGATGTTGCCAACAGAAATGATGCGCAAGAGAGATCATCCAATCCGTATCCGAATAGGAAAGGCCATCTCTGTAAAGCAAATGCAGGAAGAGGAAACGATCGACGAACTTGGCGATTATCTTTATAATAAGGTTTATATGCTGAAGTCCTATTACGAAAGGAGAAAAAGCATTACGGAAAAATTGAAGCTTCCAAATATGTCGCTCAAAAATCCATTGGTAAAGCAGAATAATATCGTACAGAATATCATTGATGAAACGCCGACGGAGGATATTGAAACCGAAATAAACACGCTAAAAAATACCGAAAACAAAAAGCTTTTCTCTCACGGCGATTACGATGTGTTTTTTACGACGTCAGCCGAGATTCCTTTTATAATGAGGGAAATCGGGCGTCAAAGAGAATTGACGTTCCGGGCAATTGGTGAAGGCACAAACCTCCCTTTTGATCTGGACGAATATGATAACCATTATCACCACCTTTTTATGTGGGATAATGCCGGCAAAAAGCTGGTTGGCGCCTACAGGATGGCTTTGGGGTCAGAAGTGATGAAGAAATATGGAATTGATGGATTCTATACGAGCTCACTTTTCGAATACGATCCGGAGTTGCAACCATTCTTCCGAAAAGTGATCGAAATGGGACGTGCTTATGTTTCTGTGGAATATCAGCAGAAGCCTTTTCCGTTATTCTTACTGTGGAGAGGAATTGTGCACGTTTGCCTCCGAAATCCAGAGCATAAATTCCTGATGGGTGGTGTAAGTATCAGCAATAAGTTTTCAGAATTTTCGAAATCTTTGATGATTGAGTTTATGCGATCTCACTATTACGATTCTGCCGTTGCGCAATACATTCATCCAAAAAATGAATTTAAAGTGGTGATGAAGGAACGTGATAAAGCGTTGTTTTTCGAAGATATTGATGCCGATCTTAATAAATTAGATAAGATTATTGATGATCTAGAGCCAGAACTTAGATTGCCGGTTTTAATCAAAAAATACATCAAGCAGAATGCAAAAATGATCGCCTTCAACGTAGATCCAAACTTTAACGATGCGATTGATGGATTGATGTACATCCGAATCAGCGATCTTCCGGAAGATACGATAAAGCCTGTTTTGGAGGAGTTAAGTGATTTTTTCAAAGCACAAACTGAAAAAAAATCCTCTGAAAATCAGTAA
- a CDS encoding helix-turn-helix domain-containing protein, translating into MEEKDFSDLENIISDIESDFRIDDIAIKNNFSRQYLNRLFSKTIGKSPSEYRKIHRFRNAIINQKNQKNLTDLSLESSFYDQSHLIKDFKQLTNVSPNSFFKTVNTEKENVWLFI; encoded by the coding sequence TTGGAAGAGAAGGATTTTTCAGATTTAGAAAATATAATTTCCGACATCGAATCAGATTTTAGAATTGATGATATTGCCATCAAAAATAATTTCTCAAGACAATATCTAAACAGACTTTTTTCTAAGACAATCGGAAAATCGCCGTCGGAATATCGCAAGATTCATCGTTTTAGAAATGCGATTATCAATCAAAAAAATCAGAAAAATTTGACCGATCTGTCACTTGAAAGTTCATTTTACGACCAGTCACATTTAATCAAGGATTTCAAGCAACTTACGAATGTGAGTCCGAATTCTTTCTTTAAAACCGTCAATACGGAAAAGGAAAATGTCTGGCTTTTTATCTAA
- a CDS encoding S41 family peptidase, translating to MKQLLFLTAVLLVNFTFSQETKCNCSQALNQLINKIENNYPGFEDKTKDKESYIDFKNNLISQSKSSDDLACQKTMKKYTDFFKDPHLWVGMNNRPFANANNGSAEKLNIDIKDFQKNIVKSVDEFEGIWSTDGYKIGIKKTNANEYVGFIIESASNSWKAGDVKFKIFSEQKFEYLLGDKSKKYGKYKFFDKNILFFDEIDVALAKEISKPSVAFEQQEKRLKDLTGFSFKKVSEKTSILKLPSFEHHLVKEIDKLIEDNKALLENSENLIIDIRGNGGGNGGGTTDAYQKLLPYISGKSIQHTGVEFLASQTFLNSLEKYKKNLGKDESTEIVDNQIAKVKENLGRYFNYDEKGGLNRVQKIDVASKSPKNIIILANKWTGSSAEYLLYIAKQSKKVKIMGIPSYGALDYGNAIYTEFGCQDYQLLLPTYKAMRLPEYPIDNIGIQPDIYLDQSVEDWTQFAIDYLEN from the coding sequence ATGAAACAATTACTTTTTTTAACGGCAGTATTGTTAGTAAATTTCACTTTCTCCCAAGAAACTAAATGCAACTGCAGCCAGGCATTAAATCAATTGATCAACAAGATAGAGAACAATTATCCAGGTTTTGAAGATAAAACCAAGGACAAAGAATCTTACATCGATTTTAAAAACAACCTGATTAGTCAATCCAAAAGTTCAGACGATTTGGCTTGTCAAAAAACAATGAAAAAGTACACCGATTTCTTCAAAGATCCGCATCTTTGGGTAGGGATGAACAATCGGCCTTTTGCAAATGCAAATAATGGTTCTGCTGAAAAACTAAATATTGACATTAAAGATTTTCAGAAAAATATAGTTAAGTCAGTTGATGAATTTGAAGGTATTTGGTCAACAGACGGTTATAAAATCGGAATTAAGAAGACAAATGCGAATGAATATGTCGGTTTTATCATTGAATCTGCTTCTAATTCCTGGAAAGCTGGCGATGTAAAATTCAAAATATTCTCCGAACAAAAATTTGAATATTTGTTAGGAGATAAATCCAAAAAATATGGAAAATATAAGTTCTTCGATAAAAACATTTTGTTCTTCGATGAAATAGATGTCGCATTAGCAAAGGAGATTTCCAAACCAAGTGTCGCTTTTGAACAGCAGGAGAAAAGATTGAAAGACTTGACAGGTTTTAGTTTTAAAAAAGTGTCGGAGAAAACTTCAATTCTGAAATTACCAAGTTTTGAACACCATCTTGTAAAAGAAATCGACAAACTGATCGAAGATAATAAAGCTTTGCTAGAAAACAGCGAAAATCTCATTATCGATATTAGAGGAAATGGTGGAGGAAATGGTGGAGGAACAACGGATGCATACCAAAAACTATTGCCTTACATTTCTGGAAAATCAATCCAACATACTGGCGTTGAGTTCTTGGCAAGTCAGACTTTCCTCAATAGTTTGGAAAAATATAAAAAGAACCTTGGAAAAGATGAGTCAACTGAAATTGTTGATAATCAAATTGCTAAAGTGAAAGAAAACCTGGGACGATATTTTAATTACGATGAAAAAGGCGGATTGAATCGTGTCCAAAAAATTGATGTCGCATCAAAAAGTCCAAAAAACATAATTATTCTGGCCAACAAATGGACAGGAAGTTCCGCGGAATATTTGCTTTACATTGCCAAGCAAAGCAAGAAGGTAAAAATTATGGGAATCCCAAGTTACGGCGCTTTGGACTATGGAAATGCAATTTATACAGAATTTGGCTGTCAGGATTATCAGCTTTTATTACCAACTTACAAGGCGATGCGCTTGCCGGAATATCCAATTGATAACATCGGAATTCAACCCGATATTTATCTGGATCAATCGGTGGAAGATTGGACACAATTTGCAATCGATTATTTAGAAAATTAG
- the coaD gene encoding pantetheine-phosphate adenylyltransferase: MKIAVFPGSFDPITLGHYDIVERAVPLFDKIIIAIGKNSQKKYMFSLEQRKEFIRKTFEKFPNVEVDDFEGLTIDYCKSKNVNFILRGLRNPADFEFEKSIAQTNRALTRENTIETIFLLTSSGKSYISSSIVREIISYGGNYQIMVPDAVRVEKKL; this comes from the coding sequence ATGAAAATTGCTGTTTTCCCCGGATCGTTCGATCCCATCACACTTGGACATTACGATATCGTAGAGCGCGCCGTTCCGCTTTTTGACAAGATCATCATCGCCATCGGAAAGAATTCTCAGAAAAAATATATGTTCTCTCTGGAGCAACGCAAGGAATTCATCAGAAAAACCTTCGAAAAATTTCCTAATGTTGAAGTCGATGATTTTGAAGGATTGACCATCGATTACTGTAAAAGTAAAAACGTGAATTTCATTTTGAGAGGCTTGCGAAATCCGGCCGACTTTGAATTTGAAAAGTCAATTGCCCAAACCAACCGAGCTTTGACAAGGGAAAATACCATTGAAACAATTTTCCTTTTGACATCTTCAGGCAAATCGTACATCAGCAGTAGCATTGTTCGAGAAATAATCTCCTATGGCGGAAACTATCAGATTATGGTTCCTGATGCAGTGAGAGTTGAGAAAAAACTATAA
- a CDS encoding D-alanine--D-alanine ligase: MSKKNIAVVMGGYSDEYKVSLKSGQLIFDSLDREIYNVYKVVILKDEWYFLDENDQKKPINKADFSADLGNGESLKFDACFNIIHGTPGENGILQAYWDAVGQKYTGCDFYQSALTFNKKDTLAVLSKYGIPSAKSIYLRKGEDISDDKIVEELGLPLFVKPNQSGSSLGISKVKEKSELKNALEIAYKEDDEILIESALNGTEVSVGVLDYKGEVIVLGITEIIPDKEFFDYEAKYEGASQEITPARIDEETTKKVEEISIKAYRSLGMSGFSRSEFIIVDGIPYLLEMNTNPGFSPASILPQQAKIYGISIKDLCGSEVEKALNK, from the coding sequence ATGAGCAAAAAAAACATCGCCGTCGTAATGGGCGGATATTCTGATGAATACAAAGTTTCTCTAAAAAGTGGACAATTGATTTTCGATTCTTTGGACCGTGAAATCTATAATGTTTACAAAGTGGTCATCCTGAAGGATGAATGGTATTTCCTCGATGAAAACGATCAAAAAAAACCAATCAACAAAGCTGATTTTTCTGCCGATCTAGGAAATGGAGAAAGTCTGAAATTCGATGCTTGTTTCAATATCATCCACGGAACGCCTGGCGAAAACGGAATTCTGCAAGCTTATTGGGACGCTGTTGGACAAAAATATACGGGCTGTGATTTCTATCAAAGTGCCTTGACCTTTAACAAAAAAGATACTTTAGCGGTTCTTTCAAAATACGGAATTCCATCAGCAAAAAGTATTTACCTAAGAAAAGGCGAAGATATTTCTGATGACAAAATCGTGGAAGAATTGGGATTGCCACTTTTCGTGAAGCCCAATCAAAGCGGTTCTTCACTCGGAATTTCCAAGGTCAAAGAAAAAAGCGAATTGAAAAATGCACTTGAAATCGCCTACAAGGAAGACGACGAGATCCTAATTGAAAGCGCTTTAAACGGAACCGAGGTTTCTGTGGGCGTTTTGGATTACAAAGGTGAAGTCATCGTGCTTGGAATTACGGAAATCATCCCGGACAAAGAATTCTTCGATTATGAAGCCAAATATGAAGGCGCTTCCCAGGAGATCACGCCTGCAAGAATTGACGAAGAGACGACAAAGAAGGTGGAAGAGATCTCCATCAAAGCTTATAGATCACTTGGAATGAGTGGATTTTCGAGGTCAGAATTCATCATTGTGGACGGAATTCCTTACCTTTTGGAAATGAATACAAATCCTGGATTTTCGCCGGCAAGTATCCTTCCGCAACAAGCGAAAATCTACGGAATCTCCATCAAAGACCTTTGTGGAAGCGAAGTTGAGAAAGCTTTAAATAAATAA
- a CDS encoding diacylglycerol kinase family protein, with amino-acid sequence MKKPPFHKSVQFTIRGILWILRNERNFQIHILGLIINLFLIVYLGLSNFESALIIMVSFFVLVTEALNTCVEKICDYIQPEFDLKIGLIKDLAGGAVLLATISAICIGALVYWPYLKLYFY; translated from the coding sequence ATGAAAAAACCGCCATTTCATAAAAGTGTTCAGTTCACAATCCGTGGAATCCTGTGGATTTTGAGGAACGAGCGCAATTTCCAGATCCATATTTTGGGATTGATCATTAATCTTTTTCTGATCGTCTATTTGGGACTTTCAAATTTTGAAAGTGCGTTGATCATTATGGTTTCATTCTTCGTCTTGGTGACGGAAGCTTTGAATACTTGCGTAGAGAAGATCTGCGATTACATCCAACCGGAATTTGATCTGAAAATTGGACTTATTAAAGATTTGGCTGGTGGAGCGGTTTTGCTAGCGACTATATCTGCAATCTGTATTGGAGCTTTGGTTTATTGGCCTTATTTGAAGTTGTATTTTTATTGA